In one Corallococcus sp. EGB genomic region, the following are encoded:
- the rpmE gene encoding 50S ribosomal protein L31 gives MKPELHPVYPPSRITCACGNVVETKSTRGSFSVEVCSNCHPFFTGKYKLLDTAGRIDRFKKKYANTAPAAKKGAKAAEPEKA, from the coding sequence ATGAAGCCCGAACTGCACCCGGTCTACCCGCCCTCCCGCATCACCTGCGCGTGCGGCAACGTCGTCGAGACCAAGTCCACCCGCGGCTCGTTCAGCGTTGAAGTCTGCTCGAACTGCCACCCGTTCTTCACCGGCAAGTACAAGCTGCTGGACACGGCCGGCCGCATCGACCGCTTCAAGAAGAAGTACGCGAACACCGCGCCGGCCGCCAAGAAGGGCGCGAAGGCCGCCGAGCCCGAGAAGGCGTAG
- a CDS encoding site-specific DNA-methyltransferase, with protein sequence MFAEAAAPALKVVRRSQNDSVFAKRGEAYTLLQGDSLELMAQLPEQSFDLIFADPPYFLSNGGTTCKGGKRVSVAKGQWDVSRGVEEDHAFTTKWLAACQRLLRPTGTLWVSGTQHVIFNAGFAMQKLGYKLLNTVTWYKPNASPNLACRYFTHSTELLIWASPSSGGKLKHVFNYQRMKAENGGKQMRDVWNLPRNGDEELTADGAGRMWTQTAPRGEEKAFGSHPTQKPVALLERILEASCPENSLILDPFNGSGTTGVAALKHGHRYVGIDMNPEYLALSKKRLDAALK encoded by the coding sequence ATGTTCGCGGAAGCTGCTGCCCCTGCCCTGAAGGTTGTTCGACGCTCCCAGAACGACAGCGTCTTCGCGAAGCGCGGGGAGGCCTACACGCTGCTGCAGGGCGACAGCCTGGAGCTGATGGCCCAGCTGCCCGAGCAGTCCTTCGACCTCATCTTCGCGGACCCGCCGTACTTCCTGTCCAACGGCGGCACCACCTGCAAGGGCGGCAAGCGCGTCTCCGTGGCGAAGGGCCAGTGGGATGTCTCGCGCGGGGTGGAGGAGGACCACGCCTTCACCACGAAGTGGCTCGCCGCCTGCCAGCGCCTCCTGCGCCCCACGGGCACGCTCTGGGTGAGCGGCACCCAGCACGTCATCTTCAACGCCGGCTTCGCCATGCAGAAGCTGGGCTACAAGCTGCTCAACACCGTCACCTGGTACAAGCCCAACGCGAGCCCCAACCTGGCGTGCCGCTACTTCACGCACTCCACGGAGCTGCTCATCTGGGCCTCGCCGTCCTCCGGCGGCAAGCTGAAGCACGTCTTCAACTACCAGCGCATGAAGGCGGAGAACGGCGGCAAGCAGATGCGCGACGTGTGGAACCTGCCGCGCAACGGTGACGAGGAGCTCACCGCCGACGGCGCCGGCCGCATGTGGACGCAGACCGCCCCGCGCGGCGAGGAGAAGGCCTTCGGCAGCCACCCCACGCAGAAGCCGGTGGCGCTGCTGGAGCGCATCCTGGAGGCGAGCTGCCCGGAGAACTCGCTCATCCTGGACCCCTTCAACGGCAGCGGCACCACCGGCGTGGCCGCCCTGAAGCACGGCCACCGCTACGTGGGCATCGACATGAACCCGGAGTACCTGGCCCTGTCCAAGAAGCGCCTGGACGCGGCCCTCAAGTAG
- a CDS encoding M1 family metallopeptidase → MARLDPHSYNDSTQPETETLDWKARVDFRTRRLHAEATLTLKEASAGPLDLDTRDLDIRGVVDAQGRPLPYILSPPEPILGSRLRIELPAGVKQLTVRYRTSPEASALQWLTPSQTAGGQQPFLFSQCQAIHARSVVPLQDTPRIRIRYRASLRVPKQLKSVMAASFVGREEHGVEAEEHYEMPQPVPPYLLAFAVGSLTSKELGPRSRVWAEPEALEDAADEFAGVDDMLKAAESLFGPYDWERFDLLLMPPSFPYGGMENPRLTFLTPTLIAGDKSLVNVVAHELAHSWTGNLVTNASAEHFWLNEGFTVFAERRILEALAGQEVAALHAALGRRSLDEAMHHFRAHPQLTALRTHLTGVDPDEAFSQIPYEKGYLLLRALEDAVGRPAFDGFLRRYLAKYRFQALTTEEFVRFTEAELPGALEKVDADGYLNRPGVPDSAPRPSSARLEALGKLRGKVPSQADTRDWTPTEWQLFLESIPTDTSQDVFRELDAKYSLTASRNSEVLVAWLVAALRAGYDAPLHRAEEFLGEVGRMKYLKPLYSVLASSREHRKVARAAFERNGARYHPIARQGVELILSRA, encoded by the coding sequence ATGGCTCGCCTCGACCCGCACTCGTACAACGACAGCACGCAGCCTGAGACCGAAACGCTGGACTGGAAGGCCCGCGTCGATTTCCGGACGCGGCGCCTGCACGCGGAGGCCACGCTGACGCTCAAGGAGGCGTCAGCGGGCCCCCTTGACCTGGACACCCGCGACCTGGACATCCGCGGCGTGGTGGATGCCCAGGGTCGCCCCTTGCCCTACATCCTCTCGCCGCCCGAGCCCATCCTCGGCAGCCGGCTGCGCATCGAGCTTCCGGCGGGCGTGAAGCAGCTCACGGTGCGCTACCGGACGTCACCGGAGGCGAGCGCGCTGCAGTGGCTGACGCCGTCCCAGACGGCGGGCGGGCAGCAGCCGTTCCTGTTCAGCCAGTGCCAGGCCATCCACGCGCGCAGCGTGGTGCCGCTGCAGGACACGCCTCGGATCCGGATCCGCTACCGCGCGTCCCTCCGCGTTCCCAAGCAGCTGAAGTCCGTGATGGCGGCGTCCTTCGTGGGGCGTGAAGAGCACGGCGTGGAGGCGGAGGAGCACTACGAGATGCCGCAGCCGGTGCCCCCGTACCTGCTGGCGTTCGCGGTGGGCAGCCTCACGTCCAAGGAGCTGGGGCCGCGCTCGCGCGTGTGGGCGGAGCCGGAGGCGCTGGAGGACGCGGCGGACGAGTTCGCGGGCGTGGACGACATGCTCAAGGCCGCGGAGTCGCTCTTCGGGCCGTACGACTGGGAGCGCTTCGACCTGTTGCTGATGCCGCCGTCGTTCCCCTATGGCGGCATGGAGAACCCGCGCCTGACGTTCCTCACGCCCACGCTCATCGCGGGGGACAAGAGCCTGGTGAACGTGGTGGCGCATGAGCTGGCGCACTCGTGGACGGGCAACCTGGTGACGAACGCGTCCGCGGAGCACTTCTGGCTGAACGAGGGCTTCACCGTCTTCGCGGAGCGCCGCATCCTGGAGGCGCTGGCGGGGCAGGAGGTCGCGGCGCTGCACGCGGCCCTGGGGCGCCGCTCGCTGGACGAGGCGATGCACCACTTCCGCGCGCACCCGCAGCTCACCGCGCTGCGCACGCACCTGACGGGCGTGGACCCGGACGAGGCCTTCTCCCAGATTCCCTACGAGAAGGGCTACCTGCTGCTGCGGGCGCTGGAGGACGCGGTGGGCCGGCCCGCCTTCGACGGCTTCCTGCGCCGCTACCTGGCGAAGTACCGCTTCCAGGCGCTCACCACGGAGGAGTTCGTCCGCTTCACGGAAGCGGAGCTGCCCGGCGCGCTGGAGAAGGTGGACGCGGACGGGTACCTGAACCGGCCCGGCGTGCCGGACAGCGCGCCGAGGCCCTCGTCCGCGCGGCTGGAGGCGCTGGGGAAGCTGCGCGGGAAGGTGCCCTCGCAGGCGGACACGAGGGACTGGACGCCCACCGAGTGGCAGCTGTTCCTGGAGTCCATTCCGACGGACACGTCCCAGGACGTCTTCCGCGAGCTGGACGCGAAGTACTCGCTCACCGCGAGCCGCAACTCGGAGGTGCTGGTGGCGTGGCTGGTGGCGGCGCTGCGCGCGGGCTACGACGCGCCGCTGCACCGGGCCGAGGAGTTCCTCGGCGAGGTGGGGCGCATGAAGTACCTGAAGCCGCTCTACAGCGTGCTCGCCTCGTCGCGCGAACACCGCAAGGTGGCGCGCGCGGCGTTCGAGCGGAACGGGGCGAGGTACCACCCCATCGCGCGGCAGGGAGTCGAGCTCATCCTCAGCCGCGCTTGA
- a CDS encoding 3-hydroxyacyl-CoA dehydrogenase/enoyl-CoA hydratase family protein: MTTRIRKVAVLGAGVMGSGIAAHLANSGVRALLLDIVPPQAAPGEDTASKAFRNKFAQGAIANLRKAKPSPIVSEQVLGFIEVGNLEDDLQRLAECDWIIEVVKEDLAVKQALFAKVEKHARKDAIISSNTSGLSIVGMTEGRGAEFKKNFLVTHFFNPVRYMKLLELVAGQETNPEVVKTVHKFGEEVLGKGIVYGKDTTNFIANRIGVYGMMRTISEMQKSEMTIEEVDKIFGPAMGRPKSAVFRTADIVGLDTFTHVAKNCYDTLTHDEERSVFAAPDFLQKMVEKKMLGDKSGGGFYKKDRSSGGKDILALDLKTLEYRPQAKVRFDSLGAAKEIENVKERVASVMNADDKAGKFAERVTLDVLAYSSRRIPEIADDLVNVDRGVRWGFGWDLGPFEVWDAYGVQKGVERMKALGLKPAAWVEEMLAKGRTSFYGVQDGRDTYWDIPSKSVKPVQENARTFRVEYLKRGNKKITGNDSASLWDMGDGVTLLEFHSKMNSIDDEIIAMMNTALDETEKNFKGLVIGNDGSNFSAGANIMAMLMAAKSEDFDSIRKMASAFQAANQRMRYSPVPVVTAPFNLTLGGGAEVTMGGNAVQASAELYMGLVEVGVGLIPGGGGTMMLLRNVFGAYAADKDFDALPFLKKVFLAIGMAKVATSAEEAREMGFLSLQDGITGNRDFLLSDAKSRVLGLANGGFRPPRPTRFRLPGPNGAATIDMMLYDMQLNNQISAHDRKIAQKLARVLSGGDTSPSVLVTEEKLLELEMEAFLSLIGEEKTQDRMMFMLEKGKPLRN; encoded by the coding sequence ATGACGACCCGGATCCGAAAAGTGGCGGTGCTTGGCGCTGGCGTGATGGGCAGCGGCATTGCCGCGCATCTGGCCAACTCCGGCGTGCGCGCCCTGCTGCTGGACATCGTTCCGCCCCAGGCTGCACCGGGCGAGGACACCGCTTCCAAGGCGTTCCGCAACAAGTTCGCGCAGGGCGCCATCGCCAACCTGCGCAAGGCGAAGCCCAGCCCCATCGTGTCCGAGCAGGTGCTCGGCTTCATCGAGGTGGGCAACCTGGAGGACGACCTCCAGCGGCTGGCCGAGTGCGATTGGATCATCGAGGTGGTGAAGGAGGACCTGGCCGTCAAGCAGGCCCTGTTCGCCAAGGTGGAGAAGCACGCCCGCAAGGACGCGATCATCTCCTCCAACACCTCCGGCCTCTCCATCGTGGGCATGACGGAAGGGCGGGGCGCGGAGTTCAAGAAGAACTTCCTCGTCACGCACTTCTTCAACCCCGTGCGCTACATGAAGCTGCTGGAGCTGGTCGCCGGCCAGGAGACGAACCCGGAGGTCGTGAAGACCGTCCACAAGTTCGGTGAGGAGGTCCTGGGCAAGGGCATCGTCTACGGCAAGGACACCACCAACTTCATCGCGAACCGCATCGGCGTGTACGGGATGATGCGGACCATCTCCGAGATGCAGAAGTCGGAGATGACCATCGAAGAGGTGGACAAGATCTTTGGCCCGGCCATGGGCCGTCCCAAGTCCGCCGTGTTCCGCACCGCGGACATCGTGGGCCTGGACACGTTCACCCACGTGGCGAAGAACTGTTACGACACGCTGACCCACGACGAGGAGCGCAGCGTCTTCGCCGCCCCGGACTTCCTCCAGAAGATGGTGGAGAAGAAGATGCTGGGCGACAAGAGCGGCGGCGGCTTCTACAAGAAGGACCGCTCCTCCGGTGGCAAGGACATCCTCGCGCTGGACCTGAAGACGCTGGAGTACCGGCCGCAGGCGAAGGTGCGCTTCGACTCGCTGGGCGCCGCGAAGGAGATCGAGAACGTCAAGGAGCGCGTGGCGTCCGTGATGAACGCGGACGACAAGGCCGGCAAGTTCGCCGAGCGCGTCACCCTGGACGTGCTGGCGTACTCCAGCCGCCGCATCCCGGAGATCGCCGACGACCTGGTCAACGTGGACCGCGGCGTGCGCTGGGGCTTCGGCTGGGACCTGGGGCCCTTCGAGGTCTGGGACGCCTACGGTGTCCAGAAGGGCGTGGAGCGCATGAAGGCGCTGGGCCTCAAGCCCGCCGCCTGGGTGGAGGAGATGCTGGCCAAGGGCCGCACGTCCTTCTACGGCGTGCAGGATGGCCGCGACACCTACTGGGACATCCCGTCCAAGTCCGTGAAGCCGGTGCAGGAGAACGCGCGCACCTTCCGCGTGGAGTACCTGAAGCGCGGCAACAAGAAGATCACCGGCAACGACAGCGCGTCGCTGTGGGACATGGGAGACGGCGTCACGCTCCTGGAGTTCCACTCCAAGATGAACTCCATCGACGATGAAATCATCGCGATGATGAACACCGCGCTGGATGAGACGGAGAAGAACTTCAAGGGCCTCGTGATTGGCAACGACGGCTCCAACTTCTCCGCCGGCGCGAACATCATGGCCATGCTGATGGCGGCCAAGAGCGAGGACTTCGACTCCATCCGCAAGATGGCGTCCGCGTTCCAGGCGGCCAACCAGCGCATGCGCTACAGCCCCGTGCCCGTGGTGACGGCGCCCTTCAACCTCACGCTGGGCGGCGGCGCGGAGGTCACCATGGGGGGCAACGCGGTGCAGGCCAGCGCGGAGCTGTACATGGGCCTCGTGGAAGTGGGCGTGGGCCTCATCCCGGGCGGCGGCGGCACCATGATGCTGCTGCGCAACGTGTTCGGCGCCTACGCGGCGGACAAGGACTTCGACGCGCTGCCCTTCCTCAAGAAGGTGTTCCTCGCCATCGGCATGGCCAAGGTGGCGACGAGCGCGGAGGAGGCCCGCGAGATGGGCTTCCTGTCCCTGCAGGACGGCATCACGGGCAACCGCGACTTCCTCCTGTCGGACGCGAAGTCGCGCGTGCTGGGCCTGGCGAACGGCGGCTTCCGCCCGCCGCGTCCCACGCGCTTCCGGCTGCCGGGCCCCAACGGCGCGGCCACCATCGACATGATGCTGTACGACATGCAGCTCAACAATCAGATCAGCGCCCACGACCGGAAGATCGCCCAGAAGCTGGCGCGCGTGCTGTCCGGCGGTGACACCAGCCCCTCCGTGCTGGTGACCGAGGAGAAGCTGCTGGAGCTGGAGATGGAGGCGTTCCTGAGCCTCATCGGCGAGGAGAAGACCCAGGACCGCATGATGTTCATGCTCGAGAAGGGCAAGCCGCTGCGCAACTAG
- a CDS encoding thiolase family protein, whose product MSGRVVIASAVRTPFTRAHKGEFKDTRPDTLAALAIKEAVAQVPGLKPADVEDVIMGCAMPEAEQGMNVARNASLLAGLPDTVPGLTINRFCSSGVQSVAQAAQGIKSGMLQVAVAGGTESMTMVPMGGNKVSANPEIMQKLPEVYTSMGATAENIASRYNVTREDADKFAAESQRRAATAREQGKFKEEIFPVTTTMYDEDGTQKQVTVTVDTILRPETTVDGLAKLRPAFNAKGVVTAGNASPLTDGAAAAVVMSEEKAKELNVKPLGYFVDYVVAGVPPEIMGVGPVPAIRKLLERNKLKIEDISVFEINEAFAAQALHCIRELGIPQDKVNPNGGAIALGHPLGVSGARMVATILRELKRRDGRYGVVSMCIGGGMGAAALVELAK is encoded by the coding sequence ATGTCCGGTCGAGTCGTGATTGCCAGCGCGGTGCGCACCCCCTTCACCCGCGCCCACAAGGGAGAGTTCAAGGACACGCGGCCGGATACGCTCGCGGCCCTTGCCATCAAGGAGGCGGTCGCCCAGGTCCCTGGCTTGAAGCCGGCGGACGTGGAGGACGTCATCATGGGCTGTGCCATGCCGGAGGCGGAGCAGGGCATGAACGTGGCCCGCAACGCGAGCCTGCTGGCCGGCCTGCCGGACACCGTTCCGGGGCTGACCATCAACCGCTTCTGCTCCTCCGGCGTGCAGTCCGTGGCGCAGGCGGCGCAGGGCATCAAGTCCGGCATGCTCCAGGTGGCCGTGGCCGGTGGCACCGAGTCCATGACCATGGTGCCCATGGGCGGCAACAAGGTCTCCGCCAACCCGGAGATCATGCAGAAGCTGCCGGAGGTCTACACCTCCATGGGCGCGACGGCGGAGAACATCGCCTCCCGCTACAACGTCACCCGTGAGGACGCGGACAAGTTCGCCGCCGAGTCCCAGCGCCGCGCGGCCACCGCCCGCGAGCAGGGGAAGTTCAAGGAGGAGATCTTCCCGGTCACCACCACGATGTACGACGAGGACGGCACCCAGAAGCAGGTGACCGTCACGGTGGACACCATCCTGCGCCCGGAGACGACGGTGGACGGCCTGGCCAAGCTGCGCCCGGCCTTCAACGCCAAGGGCGTGGTGACGGCGGGCAACGCGTCGCCGCTGACGGACGGCGCGGCGGCCGCGGTGGTGATGAGCGAGGAGAAGGCGAAGGAGCTCAACGTCAAGCCGCTGGGCTACTTCGTGGACTACGTGGTCGCCGGCGTGCCGCCCGAAATCATGGGCGTGGGCCCGGTGCCCGCCATCCGCAAGCTGCTGGAGCGCAACAAGCTGAAGATCGAAGACATCAGCGTCTTCGAGATCAACGAGGCCTTCGCGGCGCAGGCGCTGCACTGCATCCGTGAGCTGGGCATCCCCCAGGACAAGGTGAACCCGAACGGCGGCGCCATCGCCCTGGGGCACCCGCTGGGCGTGTCCGGCGCGCGCATGGTGGCCACCATCCTGCGCGAGCTGAAGCGCCGGGACGGCCGCTACGGCGTGGTGAGCATGTGCATCGGCGGCGGCATGGGTGCCGCGGCGCTGGTGGAGCTGGCGAAGTAA
- a CDS encoding DNA mismatch repair protein MutS: MPVPTESQSPHRTYTDRRAAAQADLAELDRVSARYANLRTVAFVAALVVAALTLMGRLPKPWWWAAAGALAVYGLLAVLHHQVFLKEQRARLFVLLNERGLARLEGGWHSFTDTGERFLSPNHLYATDLDVFGQGSLFQLINETATRAGEERLAAWLSAPATAETVVTRQGAARELAPQVGFRQELCVDARVVAKDKADPALFIQWAEAGPSLDAIRWSRPLAILLPLVTLTLFILGTVGVIPESFVWVGLLAQLGIAMATRRTLRQMDEAVERGERGFVRYASLFERVEKQTFQHPRLKEIQSGLQAKGGPPVSVLFQRFSRLYSLIEFKRHQFHPLVHWLTLWDIHALFALENWRAAHGRDVRQWFEGLAELEALCCLGGLAHDRPAFTWPELQPEGPSVMATALGHPLLDAPVPNDVSLPGPRHALLITGSNMSGKTTLMRALGANVVLALAGAPVSAASFRLSPVQVLTSMRVKDSLERGVSYFHAEVLRLKLVLDAAAAAKGQALFLLDEILLGTNTRERQIASREVLRLLLASGACGAVTTHDLSLAVLADEPGSRVVNVHFRDHLEDGKMVFDYRLRQGVVDTTNALRVLRLAGVPVNDPDAPAS, translated from the coding sequence TTGCCCGTCCCGACCGAGTCCCAGAGCCCCCATCGCACGTACACCGACCGCCGCGCCGCCGCCCAGGCGGACCTGGCGGAGCTGGACCGCGTCAGCGCGAGGTACGCCAACCTGCGCACCGTGGCCTTCGTGGCGGCGCTGGTGGTGGCCGCGCTGACGTTGATGGGGCGGCTGCCCAAGCCCTGGTGGTGGGCCGCGGCGGGGGCGCTCGCGGTGTATGGCCTCCTGGCGGTGCTGCACCACCAGGTGTTCCTCAAGGAGCAGCGCGCGCGCCTCTTCGTCCTCCTCAATGAGCGCGGCCTGGCGCGGCTGGAGGGCGGCTGGCACTCCTTCACGGACACGGGTGAGCGGTTCCTCTCCCCCAACCACCTCTACGCCACGGACCTGGATGTCTTTGGCCAGGGCAGCCTCTTCCAGCTCATCAACGAGACTGCGACGCGCGCGGGCGAGGAGCGGCTGGCGGCCTGGCTGTCCGCGCCCGCGACGGCGGAGACGGTGGTGACCCGGCAAGGCGCCGCGCGCGAACTGGCCCCGCAGGTGGGCTTCCGCCAGGAGCTCTGCGTGGACGCCCGTGTGGTGGCGAAGGACAAGGCGGACCCTGCCCTCTTCATCCAGTGGGCGGAGGCCGGCCCCTCCCTGGACGCCATCCGCTGGTCGCGCCCCCTGGCCATCCTGCTGCCGCTGGTGACGCTCACGCTCTTCATCCTGGGCACTGTCGGCGTGATTCCCGAAAGCTTCGTCTGGGTGGGGTTGCTCGCGCAGCTGGGCATCGCGATGGCCACGCGGCGCACGCTGCGCCAGATGGACGAAGCCGTGGAGCGCGGTGAGCGCGGCTTCGTGCGCTACGCGTCCCTCTTCGAGCGCGTGGAGAAGCAGACCTTCCAGCATCCTCGCCTGAAGGAGATTCAGTCCGGCCTGCAGGCGAAGGGCGGGCCTCCTGTATCCGTGCTGTTCCAGCGCTTCAGCCGGCTGTACTCGCTCATCGAGTTCAAGCGGCACCAGTTCCACCCCCTGGTGCACTGGCTCACGCTCTGGGACATCCACGCCCTCTTCGCGCTGGAGAACTGGCGCGCCGCGCACGGCCGCGACGTGCGCCAGTGGTTCGAAGGCCTGGCGGAGCTGGAGGCCCTCTGCTGCCTGGGAGGCCTGGCCCATGACCGGCCCGCCTTCACGTGGCCCGAGCTGCAGCCCGAGGGCCCGAGCGTGATGGCCACGGCGCTGGGACATCCGCTGCTGGACGCGCCCGTGCCCAACGACGTGTCGCTGCCCGGCCCGCGTCACGCGCTCCTCATCACCGGCTCCAACATGAGCGGCAAGACGACGCTGATGCGCGCCCTGGGCGCGAACGTGGTGCTGGCGCTGGCGGGCGCGCCGGTGTCCGCGGCGTCGTTCCGCCTGTCCCCGGTGCAGGTGCTCACCAGCATGCGCGTGAAGGACTCGCTGGAGCGCGGCGTGTCGTACTTCCACGCGGAGGTGCTGCGGCTGAAGTTGGTGCTGGACGCGGCGGCGGCCGCGAAGGGCCAGGCCCTCTTCCTCCTGGACGAAATCCTGCTGGGCACCAACACCCGCGAGCGCCAGATTGCGTCGCGTGAGGTGCTGCGGCTGCTGCTCGCCTCCGGCGCGTGCGGCGCGGTGACGACGCATGACTTGTCGCTGGCGGTGCTCGCGGACGAGCCGGGCTCGCGCGTGGTGAACGTCCACTTCCGCGACCACCTGGAGGACGGGAAGATGGTGTTCGACTACCGGCTCCGGCAGGGGGTGGTGGACACCACCAACGCGCTGCGGGTCCTGCGCCTGGCGGGCGTCCCGGTGAACGACCCGGACGCCCCGGCCTCCTGA